Proteins from one Nitrobacteraceae bacterium AZCC 2146 genomic window:
- a CDS encoding NADPH:quinone reductase-like Zn-dependent oxidoreductase (product_source=COG0604; cath_funfam=3.40.50.720,3.90.180.10; cog=COG0604; pfam=PF00107,PF08240; superfamily=51735): protein MTANGPKMRAYQLDRLGSLDGLVLVERDIPSPGAGEVLVQVRASSLNFRDKIILDGWYPAPVPPGRVPLSDAAGDVVAVGAGVTRFKTGDRVINSFFPNWFGGSFNAMPEAYVVDRDGWLTEYKVISVEALVSMPEHLTFEEAATLPCAAVTAWSALAGVRAGETVLTQGMGGVSLFAVQLAKALGARVIATTSGPEKALRLRELGADEVIDYRASPDWADQVRALTGGRGVDRVVEVGGPGTLAQSVKAVAYGGQISLVGVLAGAEGGIDFMTMFLSQATFQPIVVGSRRDLEDLCRVMKQHEIRPVIDSVFSFDDAKVGWSHYAGRKVTGKVVISH, encoded by the coding sequence ATGACCGCCAATGGCCCAAAAATGCGCGCGTACCAGCTTGATCGGCTCGGAAGTCTGGACGGCCTCGTCCTCGTCGAGCGAGACATCCCATCGCCGGGTGCAGGCGAGGTGCTCGTCCAAGTGCGGGCGAGTTCGCTCAACTTCCGTGACAAGATCATCCTCGATGGCTGGTACCCGGCGCCGGTCCCGCCCGGTCGTGTGCCACTGTCGGATGCCGCCGGCGACGTGGTCGCGGTCGGCGCGGGTGTCACCCGGTTCAAAACCGGAGATCGGGTGATCAATTCCTTCTTCCCGAACTGGTTCGGTGGATCGTTCAACGCGATGCCCGAGGCATATGTCGTCGACCGTGACGGGTGGCTGACCGAGTACAAGGTTATCAGCGTCGAAGCGCTGGTCTCGATGCCGGAACATCTGACTTTCGAGGAAGCGGCGACGCTGCCCTGTGCTGCGGTGACGGCATGGTCCGCGCTAGCGGGTGTGAGGGCGGGAGAAACAGTCCTCACCCAAGGAATGGGCGGGGTCTCACTCTTTGCTGTTCAATTGGCCAAGGCACTTGGCGCACGCGTCATCGCGACGACGTCCGGTCCGGAAAAGGCGCTGCGTCTCCGCGAGCTGGGGGCAGACGAGGTGATCGACTATCGCGCCTCGCCGGACTGGGCAGATCAGGTGCGCGCGCTCACGGGTGGCCGTGGCGTGGATCGGGTGGTCGAGGTCGGCGGTCCCGGTACGCTGGCGCAATCGGTCAAGGCAGTCGCGTATGGCGGCCAGATATCCCTCGTGGGCGTTCTGGCGGGCGCAGAGGGCGGCATCGACTTCATGACCATGTTCTTGAGCCAGGCGACGTTTCAGCCGATCGTGGTCGGCAGCCGTCGTGATCTCGAGGACCTGTGCCGGGTGATGAAACAGCATGAGATCCGGCCGGTCATCGACAGCGTATTTTCGTTCGATGACGCCAAGGTCGGTTGGAGCCATTACGCAGGCCGCAAAGTCACCGGCAAGGTTGTGATCAGCCATTGA
- a CDS encoding DNA-binding transcriptional LysR family regulator (product_source=COG0583; cath_funfam=1.10.10.10,3.40.190.10; cog=COG0583; pfam=PF00126,PF03466; superfamily=46785,53850), whose protein sequence is MFLAVAELRGFRPASRQLGVTPSAVSQAIRNLEERIGSPLFSRTTRSVGLTEAGERLFAHARPAVDMLTAGLEAASSLGGQIGGRLRINVPRASLPLLVNRLLPGFLDLHPDVQLELVGEDRMIDIVDEGFDAGIRLGHFVEMDMVAVRLTPAEPFVVVGAPQFFDKYGRPSQPRDLQDFRCILLRQSARLLDRWQFSVDGQRVMVGIQGPLAIDDVEACIRATLRGVGLFRLPRSIVMHYLERGELETVLDPNSVEVPGLSLYYPSRSTALPKLRAFVEFATKHMRRDFQLGDYLPAPISRKR, encoded by the coding sequence ATGTTCCTAGCCGTCGCGGAGCTTCGCGGCTTTCGTCCAGCCTCTCGGCAACTCGGCGTGACACCCTCCGCGGTGAGTCAGGCGATCCGCAATCTCGAGGAGAGGATCGGGTCGCCTCTCTTTTCCCGGACGACAAGGAGCGTCGGGTTGACCGAGGCCGGGGAGCGCCTGTTCGCCCATGCGCGGCCCGCCGTGGACATGCTGACGGCGGGTTTGGAGGCGGCCAGCAGCTTGGGTGGGCAGATCGGCGGCCGGCTGCGCATCAACGTGCCCCGGGCGAGCTTGCCGCTGCTGGTCAACCGGCTGTTGCCGGGCTTCCTCGATCTCCATCCTGACGTTCAGTTGGAGCTAGTGGGAGAGGACCGGATGATCGACATCGTCGATGAGGGGTTCGATGCGGGGATTCGTCTCGGACACTTCGTCGAGATGGACATGGTCGCGGTGCGGTTGACGCCCGCCGAACCTTTCGTCGTCGTCGGCGCGCCGCAGTTCTTCGACAAGTATGGCCGACCGAGTCAGCCGCGGGACCTGCAGGATTTCCGGTGCATATTGCTTCGGCAGTCGGCGCGGCTGCTTGATCGCTGGCAATTTTCTGTCGACGGCCAGCGCGTCATGGTCGGCATCCAAGGACCCCTGGCCATCGATGATGTTGAGGCCTGCATTCGCGCGACGTTGAGGGGCGTCGGGCTCTTTCGCCTGCCTCGTTCCATCGTGATGCACTACCTTGAGCGTGGGGAGCTGGAGACCGTGCTGGATCCAAATAGCGTCGAGGTCCCCGGATTATCGCTCTACTATCCAAGCCGAAGCACCGCTCTTCCGAAGCTTCGCGCCTTTGTCGAGTTCGCGACTAAGCATATGAGACGGGATTTCCAACTTGGCGACTACCTTCCCGCCCCGATAAGTCGAAAACGTTGA
- a CDS encoding quinol monooxygenase YgiN (product_source=COG1359; cog=COG1359; pfam=PF03992; superfamily=54909): MTTISTKGDVITLINVFTVEPANQRRLIELLTEATEVSVRRAPGFVSASLHRSTDGTKVTMYAQWRSIDHYQAMRQDPGPLPFLQEALTIAKFEPGVYEVVRTFAPGGETK, encoded by the coding sequence ATGACCACGATTTCCACGAAGGGCGATGTGATAACCCTGATCAATGTGTTCACGGTTGAGCCGGCGAACCAGCGGCGGCTCATCGAACTTCTAACCGAAGCCACAGAGGTTTCGGTGCGTCGGGCGCCGGGCTTTGTTTCAGCCAGCCTCCATCGCAGCACGGATGGCACAAAGGTTACGATGTACGCACAGTGGCGGAGCATCGATCATTATCAGGCGATGCGTCAGGACCCTGGCCCACTTCCGTTTCTTCAGGAAGCGCTGACGATCGCCAAGTTCGAACCTGGCGTCTACGAGGTTGTGCGAACCTTCGCACCCGGCGGCGAGACAAAGTGA
- a CDS encoding putative ester cyclase (product_source=COG5485; cleavage_site_network=SignalP-noTM; cog=COG5485; pfam=PF07366; superfamily=54427; transmembrane_helix_parts=Inside_1_4,TMhelix_5_24,Outside_25_180), which yields MTNRLSNLGIFAALALLLSTPAFAVDSVKIDELVVAASIPDAQRDATINAARAFYDFWNTGDDALLKQAIAPTFSDRTLPPGRPQGPEGPAFASRQFRAAVPNLTVTVEKMIVAGDYVTVHMRFSGHFTGTFGKARGQGQAISFIATDLVKVENGRITDNWHIEDNLTLLQQMGVAKVAS from the coding sequence ATGACCAATAGGCTTTCAAATCTCGGGATTTTCGCCGCGCTGGCGCTTTTGCTGTCCACACCAGCCTTCGCCGTCGACAGCGTCAAGATCGACGAACTCGTCGTCGCAGCATCGATTCCCGACGCGCAACGCGACGCGACCATCAACGCGGCCCGCGCGTTCTACGATTTCTGGAACACCGGCGACGACGCCTTGCTGAAGCAGGCTATCGCGCCGACTTTCAGCGACCGCACCTTGCCGCCGGGCCGTCCACAGGGACCCGAGGGGCCTGCCTTCGCTTCGCGCCAGTTCCGCGCCGCCGTGCCCAACCTCACCGTGACCGTCGAGAAGATGATTGTCGCCGGCGACTATGTCACCGTGCACATGCGCTTTTCCGGACACTTCACCGGCACGTTCGGTAAGGCACGGGGTCAGGGTCAAGCCATTTCCTTCATCGCCACCGACCTCGTCAAGGTCGAGAACGGCCGCATCACCGACAACTGGCATATCGAAGATAATCTGACACTGCTCCAGCAGATGGGCGTCGCTAAGGTTGCTTCATAA
- a CDS encoding catechol 2,3-dioxygenase-like lactoylglutathione lyase family enzyme (product_source=COG0346; cath_funfam=3.10.180.10; cog=COG0346; pfam=PF00903; superfamily=54593) yields the protein MSMVAAPLREGTMLDHVTLRTNDLEGTRAFLEAVLDLRPGYRPAFSFPGYWLYADGDPVVHLIPGHGGPADRAGETIDHVGFRLADHDGMRRRLDGLGIPYSRMELPELGERRLFIRTPTGILLELVFRDTKTASPSTHQEQTNDQ from the coding sequence GTGTCGATGGTGGCGGCGCCATTGCGTGAGGGTACCATGCTTGATCACGTAACGCTGCGCACCAACGATCTTGAAGGCACTCGCGCCTTCCTGGAAGCCGTGCTGGATTTGAGGCCAGGCTATCGGCCGGCCTTCTCCTTTCCCGGCTATTGGCTCTATGCCGATGGCGACCCTGTCGTGCATCTGATTCCGGGCCATGGCGGTCCGGCCGATCGCGCTGGTGAGACCATCGACCACGTGGGCTTTCGTCTTGCCGATCATGACGGCATGCGCCGCAGGCTGGATGGCCTCGGTATCCCCTATTCGCGAATGGAGTTGCCGGAGCTCGGTGAGCGCCGCCTCTTCATTCGGACGCCCACGGGAATCCTTCTGGAACTGGTTTTTCGCGATACGAAAACCGCTTCCCCTTCCACACATCAGGAGCAGACCAATGACCAATAG
- a CDS encoding NAD(P)-dependent dehydrogenase (short-subunit alcohol dehydrogenase family) (product_source=COG1028; cath_funfam=3.40.50.720; cog=COG1028; pfam=PF13561; superfamily=51735; transmembrane_helix_parts=Inside_1_11,TMhelix_12_34,Outside_35_238): protein MSAKLNHARVLVVGGSSGIGLATAAAAAGAGAAVTIASRSQTKLESAVSTLGKTARAVALDTGDVAAVERFFTDEAPWDHIVVSAAQTPSGPVRSLSFADAKIAMDSKFWGAYRVARVAKIREGGSLTFVSGFLSVRPSANSVLQGAINAALEALARGLTLELAPVRVNAVSPGLIATPLWSGMPNDKREAMFASAAQRLPARRVGQPEDIANAVMFLITTPFATGSTVRVDGGGAIA, encoded by the coding sequence ATGTCAGCTAAACTGAATCACGCGCGCGTCCTGGTGGTCGGCGGTAGCTCCGGAATCGGTCTCGCGACTGCAGCAGCCGCGGCCGGGGCCGGCGCGGCGGTAACGATCGCCTCCCGCTCGCAAACAAAGCTCGAATCCGCGGTTAGCACGCTCGGCAAAACTGCGCGCGCCGTCGCACTCGATACCGGCGATGTGGCGGCGGTCGAACGTTTCTTCACCGACGAGGCGCCTTGGGACCATATTGTCGTCTCGGCCGCACAGACGCCGAGCGGGCCGGTGCGGAGCCTGAGCTTCGCCGACGCGAAGATCGCCATGGATAGCAAATTCTGGGGCGCCTATCGCGTCGCGCGCGTCGCGAAGATTCGCGAGGGTGGATCGCTGACTTTCGTCTCGGGCTTCCTGAGCGTTCGGCCCTCTGCGAACTCGGTGTTGCAGGGCGCAATTAATGCAGCGCTTGAAGCGCTGGCCCGGGGCCTGACGCTGGAGCTAGCGCCCGTGCGTGTCAACGCCGTGTCGCCGGGCCTGATCGCGACGCCGCTTTGGTCCGGCATGCCCAACGACAAGCGCGAAGCGATGTTCGCGAGTGCGGCGCAACGCCTGCCGGCGCGCCGGGTCGGCCAGCCGGAGGATATCGCGAATGCGGTGATGTTCCTTATCACGACGCCCTTCGCCACCGGTTCGACAGTGCGTGTCGATGGTGGCGGCGCCATTGCGTGA